A window of the Microplitis mediator isolate UGA2020A chromosome 5, iyMicMedi2.1, whole genome shotgun sequence genome harbors these coding sequences:
- the LOC130669027 gene encoding organic cation transporter protein isoform X2: MKDTPTNGYAEVNGKNGVTDKDKKPEEYEEVDAIQEAMGAMGRWQVLVCIAISLVKFPVAWHQLAVVFMAPQAQQYNCTTPAYSSAKDQCIVNVNGSHVECQSWEFDRSTFPETIISQWSLVCNRSHYANIQQSILMFGILLGNITFGSLADRFGRKIPLMISVVLQLVSGIGCAVVPWFPALLFFKLLAAMATGGTMVTSYVICMEIVGTKWRAAITVLYQIPFSLGHMSLAGIAYLFRHWQHLQLAISLPSIILLSYWWIVPESPRWLLAVGRQKAACKILKKAAKVNKVPDKDIPELVRKHYLHQNSRKSASDHSASIIDLFRTPNMRVKSLAIFFNWIVCGMGLFGMTQYIGQVGGDIFVNFAVAGATQIPGNFVAWWVMNKLGRKITLMTSHVTAGVAALLLIAVPQNLAWVRLILACFGIVGMSVSFTTVYLFSGELFPTVVRNIGVGTSSMCARIGSMVAPFVVSLKNKKMFKNKRCGSRSITLM; this comes from the exons GCGATGGGCGCGATGGGAAGATGGCAAGTCCTCGTGTGTATCGCCATTTCCTTAGTCAAATTTCCCGTAGCGTGGCATCAATTAGCTGTTGTATTCATGGCACCACAAGCTCAACAATATAATTGTACAACTCCTGCATATTCATCAGCCAAAGATCAGTGCATTGTTAACGTAAACGGCAGTCATGTCGAGTGTCAGTCTTGGGAATTTGACAGAAGCACGTTTCCAGAAACGATAATATCTCAA tGGAGTCTAGTTTGCAATCGTTCCCATTATGCGAACATACAGCAGTCGATACTCATGTTCGGTATATTATTAGGAAATATTACATTTGGTAGTTTAGCAGacag atttgGTAGAAAAATTCCATTGATGATTTCTGTGGTACTTCAATTAGTATCGGGAATCGGCTGCGCAGTGGTGCCGTGGTTCCCAGCGCTTCTGTTTTTCAAATTACTGGCGGCGATGGCCACTGGAGGAACAATGGTCACAAGTTACGTAATATGTATGGAAATTGTCGGGACTAAATGGCGAGCAGCCATCACAGTTCTCTATCAAATACCATTTAGTTTAGGACACATGTCATTAGCCGGGATAGCATATCTATTCCGTCATTGGCAGCATTTACAATTGGCCATATCACTGCCGTCAATAATACTCTTGAGTTACTGGTGGATTGTACCAGAATCTCCCCGATGGCTTTTGGCTGTCGGCAGACAAAAAGCCGCATGCAAAATACTGAAGAAAGCCGCAAAAGTTAACAAAGTTCCTGACAAAGATATTCCAGAGTTAGTGCGAAAGCATTATTTGCATCAA AATTCGAGAAAATCGGCGTCTGATCACTCGGCatcaattattgatttatttagaactCCAAATATGAGGGTAAAGTCATTAGCGATATTCTTTAATTGGATTGTATGTGGAATGGGTCTTTTTGGCATGACTCAGTACATTGGACAAGTTGGAGGCGAtatatttgttaatttcgCCGTGGCAGGTGCAACTCAAATACCTGGTAATTTTGTCGCCTGGTGGGTTATGAATAAATTGGGTAGAAAAATAACATTGATGACTAGCCACGTTACTGCTGGTGTTGCTGCATTACTTTTGATTGCTGTGCCTCAGA atttaGCATGGGTACGACTTATATTGGCATGTTTTGGAATTGTCGGAATGTCTGTGTCATTTACGACAGTTTATCTATTTTCCGGTGAATTATTTCCGACTGTTGTCAGAAATATCGGAGTAGGAACGAGCAGCATGTGCGCGAGAATTGGATCTATGGTTGCGCCATTTGTTGTTTCTTtg aaaaataaaaaaatgtttaaaaataaaagatgcGGAAGCCGAAGTATCActttaatgtaa
- the LOC130669030 gene encoding protein yellow-like isoform X1 → MWYFILLLSLSAVTCDPFKTVFSWKQVDYNFPNESMRNDYKTSGDYIQEHNVPLGLNVWGDKLFITVPRWKKGVPANLNYVSLNNADSKSPLLNPYPDWESNGIHSPDALVNILRVRIDACDRLWAVDSGIDDILGEFKPVQPKKLIAIDLKTNKIILRYTFKETDIKPDTFFADTAIDVDPKNCDDAYVYNSDLGAYGLVVYSLAKNDSWRINHNYFHFDPLNGEYNVSGINFQWTDGLFGLALSPPMEDGSKTLYFHPMSGIHEFSVSTNVIKNQTALADPKFWTHFHVAGNKGPYTQGTSSMYDLETGIIYFTQINKNAVACWDTKMELNPDNFRIVAQDNEKLVFPNDIIIEPKTRKFYCLSDNLPVFQYSAYDVNQTNFYVHVASLEDLTTACRAAAE, encoded by the exons atgtggtattttattttattgctgaGCTTGTCAGCAGTAACATGCGATCCATTTAAAACAGTATTCTCTTGGAAGCAAGTTGACTATAATTTTCCAAACGAATCAATGCGCAATGATTACAAAACATCTGGAGATTATATCCAAGAACACAATGTCCCGCTGGGATTAAATGTATGGGGTGACAAGCTTTTCATCACCGTACCGAGATGGAAAAAAGGAGTACCGGCAAATTTGAATTACGTCAGTTTGAATAATG cagATAGTAAATCACCGTTGCTTAATCCTTATCCTGATTGGGAGTCTAATGGCATCCATTCACCAGATGCACTCGTAAATATTCTCAGGGTCAGAATTGATGCTTGTGATAGACTGTGGGCTGTTGATAGTGGTATTGATGATATTCTCGGTGAATTTAAACCTGTGCAGCCCAAGAAACTTATTgctattgatttaaaaaccaATAAG aTTATACTGAGGTATACCTTCAAAGAAACTGACATTAAACCCGATACATTTTTTGCCGATACCGCGATCGATGTTGACCCAAAAAATTGTGATGACGCATACGTTTATAACTCGGATTTAGGAGCTTATGGACTCGTTGTCTACAGTCTAGCAAAAAATGATTCGTGGAGAATAAATCATAACTACTTCCACTTTGATCCTCTGAATG gcgAATACAATGTGAGTGGGATAAATTTCCAATGGACCGACGGTCTGTTTGGACTGGCCTTGAGTCCTCCGATGGAAGATGGATCCAAGACACTTTACTTCCATCCCATGTCAGGGATCCATGAGTTTTCGGTATCGACAAATGTCATTAAGAATCAAACCGCGTTAGCTGACCCGAAATTCTGGACCCATTTCCACGTTGCTGGTAACAAAGGTCCTTACACCCAAGGAACCTCTTCAATGTATGACTTGGAAAcaggaattatttatttcactcaaattaataaaaatgccGTTGCTTGCTGGGATACCAAAATGGAACTCAATCCAGATAATTTCC gaatcGTTGCACAAGACAATGAAAAATTGGTTTTCCCGAATGACATAATAATTGAACCAAAAACACGTAAATTTTACTGTCTCTCGGATAATTTACCCGTATTTCAATACAGCGCTTATGACGTAAATCAAACAAATTTCTACGTACACGTTGCGTCGCTAGAAGATTTGACAACCGCCTGCAGAGCTGCGGCTGAATAg
- the LOC130669027 gene encoding organic cation transporter protein isoform X1, with protein sequence MKDTPTNGYAEVNGKNGVTDKDKKPEEYEEVDAIQEAMGAMGRWQVLVCIAISLVKFPVAWHQLAVVFMAPQAQQYNCTTPAYSSAKDQCIVNVNGSHVECQSWEFDRSTFPETIISQWSLVCNRSHYANIQQSILMFGILLGNITFGSLADRFGRKIPLMISVVLQLVSGIGCAVVPWFPALLFFKLLAAMATGGTMVTSYVICMEIVGTKWRAAITVLYQIPFSLGHMSLAGIAYLFRHWQHLQLAISLPSIILLSYWWIVPESPRWLLAVGRQKAACKILKKAAKVNKVPDKDIPELVRKHYLHQNSRKSASDHSASIIDLFRTPNMRVKSLAIFFNWIVCGMGLFGMTQYIGQVGGDIFVNFAVAGATQIPGNFVAWWVMNKLGRKITLMTSHVTAGVAALLLIAVPQNLAWVRLILACFGIVGMSVSFTTVYLFSGELFPTVVRNIGVGTSSMCARIGSMVAPFVVSLSTVQGFLPPLIFGTFPLIGAGLALFLPETNGCKLPETLQDGEDFGKKIKKCLKIKDAEAEVSL encoded by the exons GCGATGGGCGCGATGGGAAGATGGCAAGTCCTCGTGTGTATCGCCATTTCCTTAGTCAAATTTCCCGTAGCGTGGCATCAATTAGCTGTTGTATTCATGGCACCACAAGCTCAACAATATAATTGTACAACTCCTGCATATTCATCAGCCAAAGATCAGTGCATTGTTAACGTAAACGGCAGTCATGTCGAGTGTCAGTCTTGGGAATTTGACAGAAGCACGTTTCCAGAAACGATAATATCTCAA tGGAGTCTAGTTTGCAATCGTTCCCATTATGCGAACATACAGCAGTCGATACTCATGTTCGGTATATTATTAGGAAATATTACATTTGGTAGTTTAGCAGacag atttgGTAGAAAAATTCCATTGATGATTTCTGTGGTACTTCAATTAGTATCGGGAATCGGCTGCGCAGTGGTGCCGTGGTTCCCAGCGCTTCTGTTTTTCAAATTACTGGCGGCGATGGCCACTGGAGGAACAATGGTCACAAGTTACGTAATATGTATGGAAATTGTCGGGACTAAATGGCGAGCAGCCATCACAGTTCTCTATCAAATACCATTTAGTTTAGGACACATGTCATTAGCCGGGATAGCATATCTATTCCGTCATTGGCAGCATTTACAATTGGCCATATCACTGCCGTCAATAATACTCTTGAGTTACTGGTGGATTGTACCAGAATCTCCCCGATGGCTTTTGGCTGTCGGCAGACAAAAAGCCGCATGCAAAATACTGAAGAAAGCCGCAAAAGTTAACAAAGTTCCTGACAAAGATATTCCAGAGTTAGTGCGAAAGCATTATTTGCATCAA AATTCGAGAAAATCGGCGTCTGATCACTCGGCatcaattattgatttatttagaactCCAAATATGAGGGTAAAGTCATTAGCGATATTCTTTAATTGGATTGTATGTGGAATGGGTCTTTTTGGCATGACTCAGTACATTGGACAAGTTGGAGGCGAtatatttgttaatttcgCCGTGGCAGGTGCAACTCAAATACCTGGTAATTTTGTCGCCTGGTGGGTTATGAATAAATTGGGTAGAAAAATAACATTGATGACTAGCCACGTTACTGCTGGTGTTGCTGCATTACTTTTGATTGCTGTGCCTCAGA atttaGCATGGGTACGACTTATATTGGCATGTTTTGGAATTGTCGGAATGTCTGTGTCATTTACGACAGTTTATCTATTTTCCGGTGAATTATTTCCGACTGTTGTCAGAAATATCGGAGTAGGAACGAGCAGCATGTGCGCGAGAATTGGATCTATGGTTGCGCCATTTGTTGTTTCTTtg agTACGGTACAAGGATTTTTACCTCCGTTAATTTTTGGTACATTCCCGCTGATTGGTGCGGGCTTGGCATTATTTTTACCAGAAACCAACGGATGTAAACTACCGGAAACTCTTCAAGATGGTGAAGATTTTGGAAA aaaaataaaaaaatgtttaaaaataaaagatgcGGAAGCCGAAGTATCActttaa
- the LOC130669030 gene encoding protein yellow-like isoform X2, with protein MWYFILLLSLSAVTCDPFKTVFSWKQVDYNFPNESMRNDYKTSGDYIQEHNVPLGLNVWGDKLFITVPRWKKGVPANLNYVSLNNDSKSPLLNPYPDWESNGIHSPDALVNILRVRIDACDRLWAVDSGIDDILGEFKPVQPKKLIAIDLKTNKIILRYTFKETDIKPDTFFADTAIDVDPKNCDDAYVYNSDLGAYGLVVYSLAKNDSWRINHNYFHFDPLNGEYNVSGINFQWTDGLFGLALSPPMEDGSKTLYFHPMSGIHEFSVSTNVIKNQTALADPKFWTHFHVAGNKGPYTQGTSSMYDLETGIIYFTQINKNAVACWDTKMELNPDNFRIVAQDNEKLVFPNDIIIEPKTRKFYCLSDNLPVFQYSAYDVNQTNFYVHVASLEDLTTACRAAAE; from the exons atgtggtattttattttattgctgaGCTTGTCAGCAGTAACATGCGATCCATTTAAAACAGTATTCTCTTGGAAGCAAGTTGACTATAATTTTCCAAACGAATCAATGCGCAATGATTACAAAACATCTGGAGATTATATCCAAGAACACAATGTCCCGCTGGGATTAAATGTATGGGGTGACAAGCTTTTCATCACCGTACCGAGATGGAAAAAAGGAGTACCGGCAAATTTGAATTACGTCAGTTTGAATAATG ATAGTAAATCACCGTTGCTTAATCCTTATCCTGATTGGGAGTCTAATGGCATCCATTCACCAGATGCACTCGTAAATATTCTCAGGGTCAGAATTGATGCTTGTGATAGACTGTGGGCTGTTGATAGTGGTATTGATGATATTCTCGGTGAATTTAAACCTGTGCAGCCCAAGAAACTTATTgctattgatttaaaaaccaATAAG aTTATACTGAGGTATACCTTCAAAGAAACTGACATTAAACCCGATACATTTTTTGCCGATACCGCGATCGATGTTGACCCAAAAAATTGTGATGACGCATACGTTTATAACTCGGATTTAGGAGCTTATGGACTCGTTGTCTACAGTCTAGCAAAAAATGATTCGTGGAGAATAAATCATAACTACTTCCACTTTGATCCTCTGAATG gcgAATACAATGTGAGTGGGATAAATTTCCAATGGACCGACGGTCTGTTTGGACTGGCCTTGAGTCCTCCGATGGAAGATGGATCCAAGACACTTTACTTCCATCCCATGTCAGGGATCCATGAGTTTTCGGTATCGACAAATGTCATTAAGAATCAAACCGCGTTAGCTGACCCGAAATTCTGGACCCATTTCCACGTTGCTGGTAACAAAGGTCCTTACACCCAAGGAACCTCTTCAATGTATGACTTGGAAAcaggaattatttatttcactcaaattaataaaaatgccGTTGCTTGCTGGGATACCAAAATGGAACTCAATCCAGATAATTTCC gaatcGTTGCACAAGACAATGAAAAATTGGTTTTCCCGAATGACATAATAATTGAACCAAAAACACGTAAATTTTACTGTCTCTCGGATAATTTACCCGTATTTCAATACAGCGCTTATGACGTAAATCAAACAAATTTCTACGTACACGTTGCGTCGCTAGAAGATTTGACAACCGCCTGCAGAGCTGCGGCTGAATAg